From the genome of Calliopsis andreniformis isolate RMS-2024a unplaced genomic scaffold, iyCalAndr_principal scaffold0022, whole genome shotgun sequence, one region includes:
- the E(y)3 gene encoding PHD finger protein enhancer of yellow 3 isoform X1: protein MNATLESEKMNVTLESEEINATLQSEETELLKSEGENVTEPGETNDEEKQENYTAAMDDTNVESLNVEKSLVPNTDTENVSNQDNAEDAVLSKNEELSNKEQIDDNLTSDAVKNNLKSILETATNVEEIFSEEQCQNTQDIVTSILDDVGSATDFKNILNTETNVVNEIENVLQQSADLPLVETEEIEELTEKLPQNEDILNKSMEDSMSTQNIDSLEGLLGLDLIPEGEDSTLKSTKSEQQPQEQETLPKDVDMSLLLEQSNAPDIAQASDYITDVISSCLTDRNVTETVNDKAEKVEANDIDNENVICESIDKNDNVEDLQKQLEATTDLQENELVMDFEETPLESVGDLEETESKLELASGILLQNVGQNENLNDAPTGTETSQPSSEISELESAVKFLQESEEQAIDSPLVLSPKMVESVVNDISKQEDTSSLFVPDEDMCEDASELVVELQDIATDSISISEAEIISEAAKLESERKLAEQVKMNNSMEKFEENDNKLAVDEKDMQVSEIENKLDENMEIQQAPDFKSEEVSEAIVTLPQNIFKASESIPKVSILEERLKEPPKIEIPITDMTKVSMSPTTSKDSLLIQKDAKLIAYQKMLESPKLSEKSEPRIMETPRKDSEKHDFENVGSPRIILKIAKSAITDCGEPRSPKSPKIRSAANSPNPEDSPGQKLGKIKLKLSKGGHPSIISNENIEEAGQWYSEGSSSLSPLGMKIKLSKSGDASIVSSEKHESADDSKEIKHKFEEVKRTESPIGMKIKLSKSGDASIVQQDAKDIQIKHKDKLDIVQGSPKRTESPIGMKIKLSKSGDASIIPAERQDLTEEHRDNTQLKPKERLEGSYDSPKRTDSPIGMKIKLSKSGDASIVSPDMPEDNKELNKVKDKSDTSPEIPKRTESPVGMKIKLSKTKGGASIISLENSDDIKEKLEVPDIPKRTESPLGMKIKLSKSGDASIVHSEISEEIKDVKQKERLEAKEKLEVHEMMKSVDSMKIKVIKSGEASVVTPESVEKLDHESAQKTESSIGMKIKLSKFGDASIVVEQEQPEEAKSFHEIPKRTESPLGMKIKLSKTGDASIIQTEASEDMNKLTRASDIEPKAMDAGLGMKIKLLKMVDGSIVDSEKKERQQRRRDTESPLEMKIKLSKTGHPTIVACENHGESAYKPKEASDQLHSFPQRYKDPMQPAHKDSTIKILKTGHPTILQSNRSELTIEPVQMQTKKAENVIEASPKRKDVTIAPIEAKKSKLETQLTQILPEVTIQPVTREQKQFLFDTKNSAISLQQMNVISQEISITQVRPSKAKDSTVNEKLKDMLTKNTTGSPINSDCEIIEHRPELIIVNENSNSSQDVVIIEEVSPNRMPEVKVPKKRGRPRRNPLPQPAIQPSPHLLMSRDPLSVEEVQQMQQPQVPHFETRENERPKRTCRSQKSYAPPKRGRGRGRGKRKLDSADLQMIKKPRVEQDLTAIEASTTAVITIDESPMQQDSFEKSPELYKALKQPVMDPKINAINKMDKKTITHKSDGSRIAALDCKNVQLGATKAAEAGLELSKTMPKPISHDFRDNVKSTEIVSEKAQKAIQKSHSDEKSDKTVENTKPESKETLVPPGHSNWLTPLSKRPVEAAAKPENMSTVQVIDEETRMSAESNSRSQTPARNISAPASETIVNEESQGSVLSTATTESEKVKVKNRRMEINFDPDEGPFTVDKIAEYEWPLDRKGETFMIQEQISQYLGVKSFKRKYPDLKRRVVDMEERNYLRENGLVSEAMCDMGLTAICSSEVLDVMCSDFPDQYEEYRKHMREKQVKEHSKKQKELTAAANAEKNRIDLAEMAVQSALAWNINLNKARKENRKCSLDLQTFTIHVPKKQQKVEAERKIGHYPVALIPGQYTDYYREYTPAELRYYPLNTVLYGPMRPNERKFDSQSEGSQSDSDSDSSSDDSSSSSSEGTQDTEGSQSTMDDVDMEIVNQKEEIKLKCKMCLKTLNKHSKNEVLIQCGTCNGHVHPSCIDLTLDMVPHIQSYAWQCTDCKTCAQCHDPADEDKMLFCDMCDRGYHIYCVGLRRVPQGRWHCQECAVCANCGSREPGGVNSDRNSVAQWQHEYKKGDKNTRVYVSTLCVPCSKLWRKGRYCPHCSRCHTAPRLDLEANLVHCSACDKYLHLGCVETKGIILDRKNYLCDFCAPTRHHVMKPLISKTLRT from the exons ATGAATGCAACTTTGGAATCTGAGAAAATGAATGTCACTTTAGAATCTGAGGAAATTAATGCAACTTTACAATCTGAAGAAACGGAATTGCTGAAATCAGAGGGTGAAAACGTGACAGAACCTGGTGAAACAAATGATGAAGAAAAACAAGAAAATTACACTGCAGCAATGGATGACACTAATGTAGAATCACTAAACGTGGAAAAATCTCTTGTCCCTAATACAGATACAGAAAATGTCTCAAACCAAGATAATgctgaagatgcagtattgagcaaAAATGAGGAATTGTCAAATAAAGAACAAATAGATGATAATTTAACAAGTGATGCAGttaaaaacaatttaaaaagCATTTTAGAAACTGCCACTAATGTAGAAGAAATATTTTCTGAAGAACAGTGCCAAAATACACAAGATATTGTCACGAGCATTCTGGATGATGTTGGTAGTGCAactgattttaaaaatattctaaacacGGAAACAAACGTGGTAAATGAAATAGAAAATGTTCTTCAACAGTCTGCAGATTTACCCCTAGTAGAGACTGAAGAAATTGAAGAGTTGACTGAAAAATTACCACAAAATGAAGATATTTTAAACAAAAGCATGGAAGATTCGATGTCAACACAAAACATAGACTCTCTGGAAGGACTATTAGGCTTAGATTTGATACCAGAAGGAGAAGATTCTACATTGAAATCAACAAAATCAGAGCAGCAACCTCAAGAGCAGGAAACATTACCAAAAGATGTGGATATGAGTCTCTTATTAGAACAAtcaaatgctcctgacatagcaCAAGCATCAGACTATATAACAGATGTTATTAGTAGTTGTTTAACAGACAGAAATGTAACAGAAACTGTAAATGATAAAGCTGAAAAAGTTGAAGCAAATGACATAGATAATGAAAATGTGATTTGTGAGTCTATAGATAAAAATGATAATGTGGAAGATTTACAGAAACAATTAGAAGCAACTACTGATCTGCAAGAAAATGAGTTAGTTATGGACTTTGAAGAAACCCCATTAGAATCTGTAGGTGATCTGGAAGAAACCGAATCAAAACTAGAATTAGCCTCAGGTATTTTATTGCAAAATGTGGGTCAAAATGAGAACTTAAATGATGCACCAACTGGCACAGAAACATCACAGCCTAGCTCTGAAATATCCGAACTCGAATCAGCTGTTAAATTTCTTCAAGAATCTGAAGAGCAAGCTATTGATTCTCCACTAGTATTATCTCCTAAAATGGTAGAAAGTGTTGTAAATGATATATCAAAACAGGAAGATACTTCATCTCTTTTTGTACCCGACGAAGACATGTGTGAAGACGCATCAGAATTGGTAGTAGAGCTTCAAGATATCGCAACTGATTCAATTTCAATTTCTGAAGCTGAAATCATATCAGAAGCTGCAAAGTTAGAGAGTGAGCGGAAGCTTGCAGAGCAAgttaagatgaataattcaatggAGAAGTTTGAAGAGAATGACAATAAGCTAGCTGTTGACGAGAAAGATATGCAGGTATCcgaaattgaaaataaattggATGAAAACATGGAAATACAACAAGCACCAGATTTTAAAAGCGAAGAAGTATCTGAAGCAATTGTAACCTTACCCCAAAACATTTTCAAAGCATCCGAAAGTATCCCCAAAGTTTCGATTCTAGAAGAACGTCTGAAGGAGCCTCCTAAAATAGAAATTCCAATCACGGATATGACGAAAGTTTCAATGTCTCCAACAACTTCCAAAGACAGTCTCCTCATCCAAAAAGATGCTAAATTGATTGCTTATCAAAAGATGCTGGAGTCTCCAAAATTATCAGAGAAGTCGGAGCCAAGGATCATGGAAACACCTCGAAAGGATTCTGAAAAACACGACTTCGAAAATGTTGGCTCGCCAAGGATTATCTTAAAAATTGCCAAGTCTGCGATCACCGACTGTGGAGAACCCAGATCACCCAAGAGTCCAAAGATTAGATCTGCTGCCAATTCGCCAAATCCTGAAGACAGTCCAGGGCAGAAACTAGGGAAGATAAAGTTGAAATTATCGAAGGGAGGCCACCCTTCCATAATATCTAACGAAAATATAGAGGAAGCGGGGCAGTGGTACTCTGAAGGCTCTTCGTCGCTATCTCCTCTTGGCATGAAGATTAAATTATCGAAATCTGGAGATGCATCTATAGTTTCTTCCGAGAAGCACGAGTCTGCTGACGATTCGAAAGAGATCAAACATAAATTTGAAGAAGTTAAAAGAACTGAATCTCCCAtaggaatgaaaattaaacTATCGAAAAGCGGCGACGCTTCTATAGTGCAGCAAGATGCTAAAGATATACAAATAAAGCATAAAGATAAGTTGGACATAGTTCAGGGAAGTCCTAAGAGAACGGAATCCCCGATTGGAATGAAAATTAAGCTCTCAAAGAGTGGAGATGCATCGATAATACCAGCAGAAAGACAAGATCTTACAGAGGAGCATAGAGACAACACACAATTAAAACCAAAAGAAAGATTGGAAGGTTCCTACGATTCTCCAAAGAGAACAGATTCACCTATAGGAATGAAAATCAAATTATCTAAGAGTGGAGATGCCTCAATCGTTTCTCCAGACATGCCGGAAGACAATAAAGAGTTAAATAAAGTGAAAGACAAATCAGATACGTCACCCGAAATTCCCAAAAGGACTGAATCTCCTGTAGGAATGAAGATAAAACTGTCCAAAACAAAGGGTGGAGCTTCTATTATTTCTTTGGAGAACTCTGATGATATAAAAGAGAAACTGGAAGTACCAGATATTCCAAAGAGAACAGAGTCTCCACTCGGGATGAAAATTAAATTGTCTAAAAGTGGAGACGCGTCTATTGTTCATTCGGAAATTTCAGAAGAAATAAAAGATGTTAAACAGAAGGAGAGACTAGAAGCTAAAGAGAAGTTAGAAGTGCACGAAATGATGAAATCTGTAGATAGTATGAAGATAAAGGTAATAAAGTCGGGAGAAGCGTCTGTAGTCACTCCAGAATCGGTGGAGAAACTAGATCATGAATCTGCGCAAAAGACTGAGTCGTCGATAGGCATGAAAATTAAACTGTCCAAATTTGGAGATGCATCCATAGTAGTTGAACAAGAACAACCGGAGGAAGCTAAATCTTTTCATGAAATACCTAAGAGAACAGAGTCGCCACTTGGAATGAAGATTAAACTTTCGAAGACTGGTGATGCTTCTATTATACAAACAGAAGCATCCGAAGACATGAATAAATTAACACGTGCATCTGATATAGAACCAAAAGCTATGGATGCGGGTTTAGGAATGAAGATAAAGCTGTTGAAAATGGTAGATGGTTCTATAGTGGATTCTGAAAAGAAGGAAAGGCAGCAAAGACGTCGTGATACTGAATCACCTTTAGAGATGAAGATTAAATTATCCAAAACTGGGCATCCAACGATTGTAGCTTGTGAGAATCACGGAGAATCTGCATACAAGCCAAAAGAAGCTTCCGATCAATTACATAGTTTTCCACAAAGATACAAAGACCCTATGCAACCTGCTCACAAAGATTCTACAATAAAAATTCTCAAGACAGGTCATCCGACAATTTTACAAAGTAATCGTTCAGAGTTAACGATTGAGCCAGTACAAATGCAAACTAAAAAGGCAGAGAATGTAATAGAAGCATCTCCAAAGCGTAAAGATGTCACGATTGCGCCGATAGAGGCAAAGAAGTCGAAATTAGAGACACAACTCACTCAGATATTGCCTGAAGTTACTATTCAACCGGTAACCAGAGAACAGAAGCAATTTCTTTTTGATACTAAAAATAGTGCAATCAGTCTTCAGCAAATGAACGTGATAAGCCAGGAAATCAGTATTACTCAAGTGAGGCCATCAAAAGCAAAGGATAGCACAGTGAACGAAAAACTTAAGGACATGTTGACCAAAAACACGACTGGTTCTCCAATAAATTCTGACTGTGAGATAATTGAACATCGACCAGAGTTAATCATCGTGAATGAAAACTCTAACTCTAGTCAAGATGTTGTGATCATAGAAGAAGTTTCACCCAATAGAATGCCCGAAGTGAAGGTACCCAAGAAGAGAGGTAGACCTAGAAGAAATCCATTACCTCAGCCAGCTATTCAGCCATCTCCTCACTTGTTGATGTCCCGAGATCCATTGTCTGTGGAAGAAGTACAGCAAATGCAACAACCCCAAGTGCCTCATTTTGAGACTAGAGAAAATGAAAGACCTAAACGAACTTGTAGGAGTCAGAAAAGTTATGCACCACCTAAGAGAGGCAGAGGACGAG GTCGAGGAAAGAGGAAATTGGATAGTGCAGATCTGCAGATGATCAAAAAACCTAGGGTAGAACAAGACTTGACTGCAATAGAAGCTTCTACCACAGCTGTAATAACGATAGATGAATCTCCAATGCAGCAAGACTCCTTTGAGAAATCACCAGAATTATATAAGGCTCTTAAACAACCAGTGATGGATCCGAAAATCAACGCTATAAATAAAATGGACAAGAAAACTATAACACATAAAAGTGATGGATCCAGGATTGCAGCCTTAGATTGCAAAAATGTGCAACTGGGAGCAACCAAAGCAGCAGAAGCTGGATTAGAATTATCGAAGACGATGCCTAAGCCAATATCCCATGATTTTAGAGACAATGTAAAATCGACGGAGATAGTTTCTGAGAAAGCACAGAAAGCCATACAGAAATCACATTCTGATGAAAAGTCTGATAAAACTGTGGAAAATACGAAACCGGAAAGCAAAGAAACATTAGTGCCTCCAGGACACTCCAACTGGTTAACGCCACTATCGAAACGACCTGTAGAAGCTGCGGCAAAACCAGAGAATATGTCTACAGTACAAGTAATAGATGAAGAAACGAGGATGAGCGCAGAGTCGAATTCGAGATCTCAAACTCCAGCCAGAAATATTTCTGCACCAG CTTCTGAAACTATAGTAAATGAGGAGTCTCAGGGAAGTGTACTTAGCACTGCAACCACAGAGTCAGAAAAAGTGAAGGTGAAGAATCGAAGGATGGAAATTAATTTTGATCCAGATGAAGGGCCATTTACTGTCGACAAAATTGCTGAATATGAATGGCCACTTGACCGTAAGGGTGAAACTTTCATGATACAAGAACAGATATCCCAGTATCTTGGTGTAAAGTCATTCAAAAGAAAATACCCAGACTTAAAGCGAAGAGTTGTAGATATGGAAGAAAGAAACTATTTGAGAGAAAATGGTCTAGTTAGCGAAGCAATGTGTGATATGG GATTAACTGCTATATGCAGTTCAGAAGTTTTAGATGTCATGTGCAGTGATTTTCCTGATCAGTATGAAGAATATAGAAAACATATGCGCGAGAAGCAAGTGAAAGAACATTCCAAGAAACAAAAAGAATTAACAGCAGCAGCTAATGCAGAAAAAAATAGAATCGATTTAGCAGAAATGGCAGTGCAGTCAGCACTAGCTTGGAACATTAATTTGAATAAAGCTCGCAAAGAAAATAGAAAGTGTAGTTTAGATTTACAGACTTTTACAATACACGTGCCAAAAAAGCAACAAAAAGTTGAAGCAGAACGTAAAATTGGTCATTACCCTGTGGCTTTGATACCAGGACAATATACCGACTATTATCGTGAATATACACCTGCAGAACTGCGATACTATCCTTTGAATACTGTTCTGTACGGCCCTATGAGGCCGAACGAGCGTAAATTCGATAGTCAGTCAGAGGGATCTCAGAGTGATAGTGACAGCGATTCATCCTCAGACGATTCCAG TTCATCTTCTAGCGAAGGAACACAAGATACCGagggttctcaatccacaatggacGATGTAGATATGGAGATAGTAAATCAGAAAGAGGAAATAAAGTTAAAGTGTAAAATGTGTTTAAAAACATTAAACAAACATAGTAAAAATGAAGTGCTAATTCAGTGTGGAACGTGCAATGGACATG TTCATCCATCATGTATAGATTTAACATTAGATATGGTTCCTCACATTCAATCATACGCATGGCAATGCACTGATTGTAAAACATGTGCTCAGTGTCATGATCCTGCAGACGAAGATAAAATGCTTTTCTGTGATATGTGCGATAGAGG GTATCATATTTATTGCGTGGGCCTTCGACGAGTACCACAAGGAAGATGGCATTGTCAAGAATGTGCAGTTTGCGCGAATTGTGGTTCAAGAGAACCTGGAGGCGTGAATTCTGATAGGAACAGTGTTGCTCAATGGCAGCATGAATACAAAAAGGGTGACAAAAATACTCGTGTTTATGTATCAACATTGTGCGTTCCATGTTCAAA GCTATGGCGAAAGGGTCGCTATTGCCCGCACTGCAGTCGCTGTCATACTGCCCCGAGACTCGACCTGGAAGCGAATCTAGTACATTGCAGCGCATGTGACAAGTATCTGCACTTAG